One genomic window of Sebastes umbrosus isolate fSebUmb1 chromosome 15, fSebUmb1.pri, whole genome shotgun sequence includes the following:
- the LOC119502868 gene encoding sodium-dependent neutral amino acid transporter B(0)AT1-like yields MKWPKFPNPGLDNRIPSHGDLERMEKEEAGDRPKWDNKAQYLLTCVGFCVGLGNVWRFPYLCQSHGGGAFMIPFLILLVLEGIPLLHLEFAIGQRLRKGSMGVWRSINPYLTGVGIASLLVSFLVGMYYNTIMAWIMWYLFNSFQSPLPWSQCPLNANKTGVVEECARSTTVDYFWYRETLNTSEAIDDAGGLQWWMVLSLLAAWTLLYVCCIRGIETTGKAVYITSTLPYVVLTIFLIRGLTLKGSTAGIKYLFTPDVNELMNPSTWLDAGAQVFYSFSLAFGGLISFSSYNSIHNNCEQDAVLISIINGCTSVYSATVIYSIIGFRATQKFDDCTGDNILKLMNAFNYPENNITESNYKDVLTHLNQTNQDVIEGLQLQHCDMQVFLSQGVEGTGLAFIVFTEAIIKMPISPMWAVLFFVMLFCLGLSTMFGNIEGVVVPLQDLKLLPQSWPKEVFCALTCLISFALGLIFTLRSGNYWLALFDNFAGSIPLLVIGLCEMIGVMYIYGVDRFNNDIEFMIGHKPNMFWQVTWRVISPLIMIVILIFYFVTQISKSLTYLVWDQEAENFPTLEPRTFPTWIYVIIFILAGVPSLSIPAFALFKFIQKKCCKQKDDSDDTVHTISAEIQMSDKMKL; encoded by the exons ATGAAGTGGCCGAAGTTCCCAAACCCAGGACTGGATAACCGGATCCCCTCTCACGGGGACCTGGAGAggatggagaaggaggaggcTGGGGACAGGCCCAAGTGGGACAACAAAGCCCAGTATCTGCTCACATGTGTGGGTTTTTGTGTGGGACTTGGTAACGTCTGGAGGTTCCCATATCTGTGTCAAAGCCATGGAGGAG GAGCATTTATGATCCCGTTCCTCATCCTGCTGGTCCTGGAGGGAATCCCTCTGCTGCACCTGGAGTTTGCCATCGGTCAGCGCCTGAGGAAGGGCAGCATGGGAGTGTGGAGGTCAATCAATCCATACCTGACGGGAGTAG GTATTGCGTCCTTGCTTGTCTCATTTTTGGTGGGTATGTACTACAACACCATCATGGCCTGGATCATGTGGTATCTCTTCAACTCCTTTCAAAGTCCTCTGCCTTGGAGCCAATGTCCTCTCAATGCCAACAAGACCG GTGTGGTGGAGGAGTGCGCTCGGAGCACCACTGTTGACTACTTCTGGTACAGAGAGACTCTGAACACTTCAGAAGCTATCGATGACGCTGGCGGTCTTCAGTGGTGGATGGTGCTCTCCCTGCTGGCTGCCTGGACTCTGCTCTACGTCTGCTGCATCCGGGGCATCGAGACCACCGGAAAG gcTGTGTACATCACCTCCACTCTGCCATACGTGGTCCTCACCATCTTCCTCATCAGAGGACTGACTCTGAAAGGATCTACAGCGGGGATCAAGTACCTCTTCACACCAGAT GTAAATGAGTTAATGAATCCATCGACCTGGTTGGATGCAGGTGCTCAAGTTTTCTACTCCTTCTCTTTGGCCTTTGGAGGTCTCATCTCTTTCTCCAGTTACAACTCTATCCA CAACAACTGTGAGCAGGATGCCGTCCTTATCTCCATCATCAATGGCTGCACCTCAGTGTACTCGGCGACGGTTATCTACTCCATCATCGGCTTCAGGGCCACGCAAAAGTTTGACGACTGCACAGGAGA caaCATCTTGAAGCTGATGAATGCTTTTAACTATCCTGAaaacaacatcacagaaagcaactacaaagatgTTCTGACCCACCTCAACCAGACCAATCAAGATGTCATTGAAGGATTACAATTACAGCACTGTGACATGCAGGTTTTTCTCAGTCAG GGCGTGGAGGGGACAGGTCTAGCCTTCATCGTGTTCACGGAGGCCATCATCAAAATGCCCATTTCTCCTATGTGGGCCGTCCTCTTCTTCGTCATGCTCTTCTGCCTCGGCCTCTCGACTATGTTCGGGAACATAGAGGGAGTAGTGGTTCCTTTGCAGGACCTCAAATTGCTGCCCCAGAGTTGGCCCAAAGAAGTTTTCTGTG CTCTGACTTGCTTAATCTCTTTCGCTCTTGGACTGATCTTTACTCTGCGCTCTGGAAACTACTGGCTCGCTCTTTTTGACAACTTTGCCGGCTCTATCCCCCTTCTGGTCATCGGATTATGTGAAATGATCGGTGTTATGTACATCTATGGCGTAGATAG GTTTAACAACGACATCGAGTTTATGATCGGCCACAAGCCCAATATGTTCTGGCAGGTGACATGGAGGGTGATCAGTCCACTCATTATGATCGTCATCTTGATTTTCTACTTTGTAACCCAAATCAGCAAGAGTCTCACCTATTTGGTGTGGGACCAGGAGGCG GAGAATTTCCCCACCCTCGAACCGCGTACGTTTCCTACCTGGATCTAcgtcatcatcttcatcctggCTGGAGTTCCCAGTTTAAGCATCCCAGCGTTTGCCCTCTTCAAATTCATCCAGAAGAAATGCTGCAAGCAGAAGGACGACAGTGACGACACAGTGCACACTATCTCTGCCGAAATACAAATGAGTGACAAAATGAAGTTATAG
- the LOC119502867 gene encoding sodium-dependent neutral amino acid transporter B(0)AT3-like, producing MSNTKDTGVAERPKWDNKVQYLLTCIGFAVGLGNVWRFPYLCQIYGGGAFLIPYLIALVFEGLPLLYLELAIGQRLRMGSIGVWNSISPILGGLGIASMIVSFLVGIFYNTIMAWVLWYFFHSFQNPLPWSQCPLNSTDNTEYNMECVMSTPSNYFWYRETLNITPDIETSGSLQWWMVICLASAWCVVFICFIRGIESMGKAVYVTATFPYLVLTIFLIRGLTLPGATDGLLYLFTPDWEILKNPQVWLDAATQIFFSLSVAFGGLIAFSSYNAERNNCERDAILVGIINSATSLFASIPIFSILGFKATTAFNACVNENILDLTNHFELSDQNVTVENFDHWYEYLNRVHPDQVASLNLRHCDLQDFLDQSASGTGLAFIVFAEAVIEMPGSQVWAILFFVMLFSLGLSSMFGNIEGVLTPLNDLKLLPKWIPNELVTAAICFIAFLTALIFTLGSGNYWVEVFNSYVGSVPLLIIAFFEIVGVIYVRGMKTFSEDIYFMTGKRPNIFWKACWMVISPLLLLGVMVAYVVLQAQKHPTYPAWNPAYELFPKTEVKPYPDWVFGIIILLCVVPVISIPLVALYRLICCGVKKSSRGADLNPYCNDGFELLTVSLWCWELQLGLAAGSLHLDGQEVDWGPGVSGLSNPGQPQIPQTPL from the exons ATGAGCAACACAAAAGACACTGGAGTGGCGGAGAGACCCAAATGGGACAACAAGGTCCAGTACCTGTTGACATGTATTGGCTTTGCAGTGGGACTTGGAAACGTCTGGCGTTTTCCCTACCTGTGCCAAATCTATGGAGGAG GTGCATTCCTCATCCCTTACCTAATAGCGCTGGTGTTCGAGGGCCTCCCCCTGCTCTACCTGGAGCTGGCTATAGGCCAGAGGCTCCGCATGGGCAGCATCGGCGTCTGGAACTCCATCTCTCCGATACTGGGTGGACTCG GAATTGCCTCCATGATTGTGTCATTCCTGGTgggcattttctacaacaccaTCATGGCCTGGGTGCTCTGGTATTTCTTTCACTCTTTCCAAAACCCTCTGCCGTGGAGCCAGTGTCCACTCAATAGCACTGATAACACAG aatataacatGGAGTGTGTGATGAGCACTCCATCGAACTACTTCTGGTACCGCGAGACCCTGAACATCACACCTGACATCGAGACCAGCGGCTCCCTGCAATGGTGGATGGTCATCTGTCTGGCCAGCGCCTGGTGtgtggtcttcatctgcttcatCAGAGGCATCGAGTCAATGGGGAAG GCTGTGTATGTGACGGCTACGTTCCCTTACCTGGTGCTGACTATTTTCCTGATCCGTGGCCTCACTCTGCCTGGAGCAACTGACGGACTGCTGTACCTCTTCACTCCTGAT TGGGAGATATTGAAGAACCCTCAGGTGTGGCTGGACGCTGCCACCCAgatcttcttctccctctcggTCGCCTTTGGAGGTCTCATAGCTTTCTCCAGCTATAATGCAGAGAG AAACAACTGCGAGAGGGACGCTATTCTAGTAGGAATAATAAATAGTGCCACATCTCTCTTCGCCTCTATTCCCATCTTCTCCATCCTGGGATTTAAAGCTACCACCGCCTTCAACGCTTGTGTAAATGA AAACATCTTGGATCTGACCAACCACTTTGAGCTTTCAGACCAGAACGTAACAGTGGAAAACTTTGATCACTGGTATGAGTATCTAAATCGTGTACATCCAGATCAGGTGGCCAGTTTGAACCTGAGGCACTGTGACCTGCAAGATTTCCTTGACCAG AGTGCATCGGGTACCGGCCTGGCATTTATTGTGTTTGCCGAAGCAGTGATAGAGATGCCAGGCTCCCAGGTATGGGCCATACTGTTCTTCGTCATGCTCTTCAGCTTgggtctctcctccatgtttggCAACATAGAGGGAGTCCTAACGCCCCTCAACGACCTCAAGCTATTGCCCAAGTGGATTCCTAATGAACTCGTAACAG CCGCCATCTGCTTCATAGCCTTCTTGACGGCTCTCATCTTCACCCTGGGTTCGGGGAACTACTGGGTAGAGGTCTTTAACAGCTACGTGGGATCCGTACCTCTGCTCATCATTGCATTCTTTGAAATCGTTGGAGTCATTTATGTCCGTGGAATGAAAAC ATTCAGTGAGGACATCTACTTCATGACCGGGAAGAGGCCGAACATCTTTTGGAAGGCATGCTGGATGGTGATCAGTCCCTTATTGCTCCTCGGGGTGATGGTTGCCTACGTGGTCCTCCAGGCACAGAAACATCCCACTTATCCCGCATGGAATCCGGCCTAT GAACTGTTCCCAAAAACTGAAGTGAAGCCCTATCCAGACTGGGTGTTTGGCATAATCATCCTCCTCTGTGTAGTACCTGTGATTTCCATCCCTCTGGTGGCTCTCTACAGACTGATCTGCTGTGGAGTCAAGAAGTCCTCCCGTGGCGCTGACCTAAATCCCTACTGCAACGACGGCTTTGAG CTGCTGACGGTTTCATTGTGGTGTTGGGAGCTGCAACTGGGGCTAGCGGCTGGTAGTCTACATCTGGATGGCCAAGAAGTCGACTGGGGTCCTGGGGTTAGTGGCCTGTCGAACCCTGGCCAGCCTCAGATCCCCCAGACACCGCTCTAG
- the LOC119502871 gene encoding sodium-dependent neutral amino acid transporter B(0)AT1-like — protein MRLLLPNPGLEDRIPNYEDLDRMEKEEADDRPKWDNKAQYILTCVGFCIGLGNVWRFPYLCQSHGGGAFLIPYLILLVLEGMPLLLLEFAIGQRLRKGSVGVWRAISPYLTGIGIASMLVSLLVGLYYNTLIAWILWYLFNSFQDPLPWTQCPLNENGTGFVSECQRSSTVDYYFYRVTLNSSTSIADSGGIHWPIVLCLLTAWTIIAICCIRGIGTAGKAVYVTAVLPYIVLFIFLIRGLTLKGALSGLEFLFTPDVNELMKPTTWLDAGAQVFYAFGLGWGGLISFSSYNPVHNNCKQDAVILSVVTGLTSIYAATVTYSIIGFRATEKYDACISENIWTLLNAFELPEDNITSSNYDTAFKHLNSTYPDIVLGLDMKTCHLQTLLSEGVEGTGLAFIVFTEAITKMPGSPVWSVLFFVMLLCLGISTLFGNIEGVIVPLKDLNMLPKTWPQEALTGVTCAVAFVICLLFAQHSGIYWVTLFDNFAGSVPLLTVGLFEMIAVVYIYGIDRFNEDLEFMVGHKPNIFWQISWRFTSPLIVLVILVFYLVTQVQEELTYLVWDPDSENFPALASVPYPSWINAVIFLLAGVPSLAVPLYALFRLVFVCCKKKIVSKNT, from the exons ATGAGACTGCTACTTCCTAACCCAGGACTGGAGGACAGGATCCCTAACTATGAGGATCTGGACAggatggagaaagaggaggcCGATGACAGGCCAAAGTGGGACAACAAAGCCCAGTATATCCTCACCTGTGTGGGCTTCTGCATTGGACTCGGTAACGTGTGGCGATTCCCTTATTTGTGTCAAAGTCATGGAGGAG GTGCCTTTTTGATTCCCTACCTGATCTTGCTGGTGCTGGAAGGAATgcctctcctgctgctggagtttGCCATCGGCCAGCGTCTCAGGAAAGGCAGCGTGGGAGTGTGGAGGGCCATCAGTCCTTATCTGACCGGTATTG GTATTGCCTCCATGCTGGTGTCCTTACTGGTTGGACTGTACTACAACACTTTAATAGCATGGATCTTATGGTATCTCTTCAATTCCTTTCAAGACCCGCTGCCTTGGACCCAGTGTCCTCTCAATGAAAATGGGACAG GATTTGTATCAGAGTGTCAACGGAGCTCCACTGTGGATTACTATTTTTACCGAGTGACTCTGAACAGTTCGACCTCTATAGCGGACTCTGGAGGAATCCACTGGCCCATAGTACTCTGCCTGTTAACCGCCTGGACAATCATCGCAATCTGCTGCATACGGGGCATCGGCACCGCAGGCAAG GCAGTGTACGTCACAGCCGTCCTGCCTTACATAGTGCTGTTCATCTTCCTGATCCGAGGACTGACTCTTAAAGGTGCCCTGAGTGGATTAGAGTTCCTCTTCACACCAGAC GTGAACGAGTTGATGAAACCAACAACTTGGCTGGATGCAGGCGCCCAGGTCTTTTACGCCTTTGGTTTGGGGTGGGGAGGACTCATCTCCTTCTCAAGCTACAACCCTGTTCA CAACAACTGCAAGCAAGATGCTGTGATCCTGTCGGTTGTAACTGGCCTCACCTCAATCTACGCCGCCACGGTCACGTACTCAATCATTGGCTTCAGGGCCACCGAGAAATATGACGCCTGTATCAGTGA AAACATTTGGACATTATTAAATGCATTTGAGCTTCCTGAAGACAACATCACCTCAAGCAACTACGACACAGCCTTTAAACATCTCAACAGCACCTATCCTGATATTGTTCTTGGATTGGACATGAAAACTTGTCATTTACAGACACTTCTAAGTGAG GGAGTGGAGGGAACAGGTCTGGCCTTCATTGTGTTCACAGAGGCCATCACCAAGATGCCTGGTTCTCCAGTCTGGTCTGTCCTCTTTTTCGTCATGCTTCTCTGCTTGGGAATCTCAACCTTGTTTGGCAACATTGAGGGAGTGATAGTCCCACTGAAAGACCTGAATATGTTACCTAAAACATGGCCCCAAGAAGCACTGACTG GAGTAACGTGTGCTGTCGCCTTCGTCATCTGTCTCCTGTTTGCGCAGCATTCAGGGATTTATTGGGTAACTCTCTTTGACAACTTTGCTGGCTCTGTTCCACTTCTGACCGTTGGATTGTTTGAGATGATAGCTGTCGTTTACATCTACGGCATAGACAG GTTCAATGAGGATTTGGAGTTCATGGTCGGACATAAGCCCAACATCTTCTGGCAGATTTCATGGAGGTTCACCAGTCCTCTAATCGTTCTGGTCATTTTAGTTTTCTACCTGGTGACGCAAGTCCAAGAAGAGCTCACCTACTTAGTCTGGGACCCCGACTCT GAGAATTTCCCGGCTCTGGCGTCAGTACCGTACCCTTCATGGATCAACGCAGTCATCTTTCTTTTGGCGGGAGTCCCCAGTCTGGCGGTGCCCTTGTATGCATTATTTAGGCTGGTCTTTGTTTGCTGCAAGAAAAAAATAGTAtcaaaaaacacctga
- the LOC119502870 gene encoding sodium-dependent neutral amino acid transporter B(0)AT1-like translates to MRLVLPNPGLEDRIPSYEDLDRMEKEEADGRPKWDNKAQYILTCVGFCIGIGNVWRFPYLCQTHGGGAFLIPYLILLVLEGMPLLLLEFAIGQRLRKGSVGVWRAIHPYLTGIGIASMLVSLLIGLYYNTLIAWILWYLFNSFQSPLPWTQCPLNENGTEFVSECQRSSTVDYYFYRVTLNSSTSIADSGGLHWPVVLCLLAAWTVMCVCYIRGIGTSGKAVYVTAILPYIVLAIFLIRGLTLKGSLSGLEFLFTPDVEELKNPTTWLDAGAQVFYSFSLAWGGLISFSSYNPVHNNCQQDAMILTAVTGFTAIYAATVTYSIIGFRATEKFDNCISDNIWTLLNAFELPEDNITSSNYDTAFKHLNSTYPDIVLGLDMKKCDMKKLLSEGVEGTGLAFIVFTEAITKMPGSPVWSVLFFVMLLCLGISTLFGNIEGVVVPLKDLNMLPKTWPQEALTGVTCAVAFVICLLFAQNSGIYWVTLFDNFAGSVPLLTIGLFEMIAVVYIYGIDRFNKDLEFMIGHKPNIFWQVTWRFISPLIVLVILVFYMVTQVQKELTYLVWDSNSEEFPALTSVPYPSWINALIFLLAGVPSLAVPVYALCRLVYVCCKKK, encoded by the exons ATGAGACTGGTACTTCCTAACCCAGGACTGGAGGACAGGATCCCTTCCTATGAGGATCTGGACAGGATGGAGAAGGAAGAGGCCGATGGCAGGCCCAAGTGGGACAACAAAGCCCAGTACATCCTGACCTGTGTGGGCTTCTGTATTGGGATTGGCAATGTGTGGCGATTCCCTTACTTGTGTCAAACTCATGGAGGAG GTGCTTTTTTAATTCCCTACCTGATCCTGCTGGTGCTGGAAGGAATGCCTCTCCTGTTGCTGGAGTTTGCCATTGGCCAACGTCTCAGGAAAGGTAGCGTGGGAGTGTGGAGAGCCATCCACCCTTATCTGACTGGTATTG GTATCGCCTCCATGCTGGTGTCCTTACTGATTGGACTGTACTACAACACCTTAATAGCCTGGATCTTGTGGTATCTCTTCAATTCCTTTCAAAGCCCGCTGCCTTGGACCCAGTGTCCTCTCAATGAAAATGGGACAG AATTTGTATCCGAGTGTCAACGGAGCTCCACTGTGGATTACTATTTTTACCGAGTGACTCTGAATAGTTCGACCTCTATagcggactctggaggactccACTGGCCCGTAGTACTCTGCCTGCTAGCTGCCTGGACAGTCATGTGTGTCTGCTACATACGGGGCATCGGCACTTCAGGCAAG GCAGTGTACGTCACCGCCATCCTGCCTTACATAGTGCTGGCCATCTTCCTGATCCGAGGACTGACTCTTAAGGGCTCCCTGAGTGGATTAGAGTTCCTCTTCACACCAGAC GTTGAAGAATTGAAGAACCCAACAACGTGGCTGGATGCAGGCGCCCAGGTCTTTTATTCCTTTAGCTTAGCTTGGGGAGGCCTCATCTCCTTCTCAAGCTACAACCCAGTTCA CAACAACTGCCAGCAAGATGCTATGATCCTGACAGCCGTAACTGGCTTCACCGCAATCTACGCCGCCACAGTCACCTACTCCATCATTGGCTTCAGGGCCACTGAGAAATTTGACAACTGTATCAGTGA TAACATTTGGACATTATTAAATGCATTTGAGCTTCCTGAAGACAACATCACCTCAAGCAACTACGACACAGCCTTTAAACATCTCAACAGCACCTATCCTGATATTGTTCTTGGATTGGACATGAAAAAATGTGATATGAAGAAACTTCTCAGTGAG GGAGTGGAGGGAACCGGTCTGGCCTTCATTGTGTTCACAGAGGCCATCACCAAGATGCCTGGTTCTCCGGTCTGGTCTGTCCTCTTTTTCGTCATGCTTCTCTGCTTGGGAATCTCAACCCTGTTTGGCAACATTGAGGGAGTGGTGGTCCCACTGAAAGACCTGAATATGTTACCTAAAACATGGCCCCAAGAAGCACTGACTG GAGTAACGTGTGCTGTCGCCTTCGTCATCTGTCTCCTGTTTGCGCAAAATTCAGGGATTTATTGGGTAACTCTCTTTGACAACTTTGCTGGATCTGTTCCACTTCTGACCATTGGATTGTTTGAGATGATAGCTGTCGTTTACATCTACGGCATAGACAG GTTCAACAAGGATTTGGAGTTCATGATCGGACATAAGCCCAACATCTTCTGGCAGGTTACATGGAGGTTCATCAGTCCTCTAATCGTTCTGGTTATTCTGGTTTTCTACATGGTGACGCAAGTCCAAAAAGAGCTCACCTACTTAGTTTGGGACTCCAACTCT GAGGAGTTTCCAGCTCTGACGTCAGTACCGTACCCTTCATGGATCAATGCGCTCATCTTTCTTTTGGCGGGAGTCCCCAGTCTGGCGGTGCCTGTGTATGCATTATGTAGGCTGGTCTATGTTTGttgtaagaaaaaataa